Proteins from one Tenrec ecaudatus isolate mTenEca1 chromosome 8, mTenEca1.hap1, whole genome shotgun sequence genomic window:
- the KCNS3 gene encoding delayed-rectifier potassium channel regulatory subunit KCNS3 translates to MVYGELFHRPGRDEELVNLNVGGFKQSVDQSTLLRFPHTRLGKLLACHSEEAILELCDDYSVADKEYYFDRNPSLFRYVLNFYYTGKLHVMEELCVFSFCQEIEYWGINELFIHPCCSRRYQERKEDHHEKDWDQRSNDVSTDTSFEESSLFEKELEKFDTLRFGQLRKNIWIRMENPAYCLSAKLIAISSLSVVLASIVAMCVHSMSEFQNEDGDVDDPVLEGVEIACITWFTGELAIRLVAAPCRKKFWKNPLNIIDFVSIIPFYATLAVDSKEDENEGIENMGKVVQILRLMRIFRILKLARHSVGLRSLGATLRHSYHEVGLLLLFLSVGISIFSVLIYSVEKDESTSGLTSIPICWWWATISMTTVGYGDTHPVTLAGKLIASTCIICGILVVALPITIIFNKFSKYYQKQKDMDADQSSEDPPEKCPELPYLNIRDIYAQRMHAFIASLSSVGIVVNNPESTDASSADDSEDLCSTASLQNCTAK, encoded by the coding sequence ATGGTGTATGGTGAGCTTTTCCATCGCCCTGGACGAGATGAGGAACTTGTCAACTTGAATGTGGGGGGCTTTAAGCAGTCGGTGGATCAAAGCACCCTCCTGCGGTTTCCTCACACCAGACTCGGGAAGTTGCTGGCCTGCCATTCCGAAGAGGCCATTCTGGAGTTGTGTGATGATTACAGCGTGGCTGATAAAGAATACTATTTCGATAGGAACCCTTCTTTGTTCCGGTATGTGTTGAATTTCTACTACACGGGGAAGCTGCATGTCATGGAGGAGCTGTGTGTGTTCTCCTTCTGCCAGGAGATCGAGTACTGGGGCATCAACGAGCTGTTCATCCACCCCTGCTGCAGTCGTCGCTACCAGGAGCGCAAGGAGGACCACCACGAGAAGGATTGGGATCAGAGAAGCAACGATGTGAGCACGGATACCTCCTTCGAAGAGTCGTCTCTCTTTGAGAAAGAGCTGGAGAAGTTTGACACGCTGCGATTTGGACAGCTCCGGAAGAACATTTGGATCAGAATGGAAAATCCCGCATATTGCCTGTCCGCCAAGCTTATCGCCATCTCGTCCCTGAGTGTGGTGCTGGCTTCCATCGTGGCCATGTGTGTCCACAGCATGTCCGAGTTCCAGAATGAGGATGGAGACGTGGATGACCCTGTGCTGGAAGGTGTGGAGATTGCGTGCATCACTTGGTTTACTGGGGAGCTGGCCATCCGCCTGGTGGCTGCCCCCTGTCGTAAGAAGTTCTGGAAAAACCCTCTGAACATAATTGACTTTGTCTCCATTATCCCCTTCTACGCCACACTGGCTGTCGACAGCAAGGAAGATGAGAACGAGGGCATTGAGAACATGGGCAAGGTGGTCCAGATCCTGAGGCTGATGAGGATTTTCCGAATTCTCAAGCTTGCGCGACACTCGGTGGGGCTCCGGTCTCTGGGGGCCACCTTGAGGCACAGCTACCACGAGGTCgggctcctcctcctcttcctgtccGTGGGCATTTCCATCTTCTCTGTCCTCATCTACTccgtggagaaagatgagtccaCCTCGGGCCTCACCAGCATCCCCATTTGCTGGTGGTGGGCCACCATCAGCATGACAACCGTGGGCTATGGGGACACCCACCCGGTCACCTTGGCTGGGAAGCTCATTGCCAGCACGTGCATCATCTGTGGCATCTTGGTGGTCGCTCTTCCTATCACCATCATCTTCAACAAGTTTTCCAAGTACTAccagaaacagaaggacatggaTGCGGACCAAAGCAGTGAGGACCCTCCGGAGAAATGTCCTGAGCTTCCTTACTTGAACATTAGGGATATCTATGCACAGCGGATGCACGCCTTCATTGCTAGCCTTTCTTCGGTCGGAATTGTGGTGAACAACCCGGAGTCTACAGACGCCTCCAGCGCCGATGATAGTGAAGACTTGTGTAGCACAGCATCCTTACAGAACTGCACAGCCAAGTGA